In the genome of Sulfurimonas sp., the window TTCTTCTTGAGAAAGTTCGAAAACTCTCTTATTATAGTCAATACCTGTAGCGTCTAATATAAGACGTGAAGTATGTAAACCAATCCCGTAGATGTATGTTAGACCATACTCTACTCTTTTTTTCTTTGGTAAATCAACACCTGATATACGAGCCATAATTACCCTTGTCTTTGTTTATGTTTTGGGTTCTTGCAGATTACTCTTACAATACCTTTTCTTTTGATAACTTTACAGTCATCACACATCTTCTTTACTGAAGCTCTTACTTTCATTGAAAGTCTCCTGTGTGTTATTTCTTTGCTGCTTCTAGGCTAGCTACAATTGTGCTTGCCAATACTTTTATCTACGTATATTTACATAGGTAAAAACACTCTAACTTTTATGTTAAAACAGCAAAGCAGACGCGAATTATACCCAAGTATATTTAAAATTTTTATTAAGCGGTATTGTTAAATTACAAATTCTAATCCCAAATTACACTTACACCATACTCAGGATTTAAACTTATATGCTTGTTGTAGTATGTTTTTTTACCAAATTTTTTACTTATTAGTTCTACCTCTATTGATTCGTCATTCAGTAGATCTTTCATATCTTTATAGCTAAGCCATTTTCCATATCTAGCCAAAGAGTTTTGCCATACACGAAAATCACAACTTGCATCCGCGCGAAGTTCAAACATCTCACCATCCTCAGTAGTCCAATGTGCGTTTGAGCAAGCATACAATTTTACTTTTTTGCCTGATACTTCTTTTTCTCTTACTTCTATCATCCCATCATCACAATAGGGGCATTTACCGAGTATCATATCAACTCCTTTATCATACAAAGTTTATATAGTGTATATTTGCAAAAAAAATTAATAATATTTAAAAATATGTCAAATTGCAAAACTTTCGATAAAATTCCATTATGAATACATATGAAGAAAAATTTACAAAAGCAATCGAAAATACTTTTTTCAATAAGCTCTCTATAGAAGAACAAAATTTTATCAAACATAAGGCTTTTGAACTTAAGTTTTCTCATCAAGATATAAAGCAAATTATAGATATTAGTAGAGATCTTAACTTATGGGATGAAAGAAGTATTATAGATATATTTCCTGCTAATGATCATAAAAAAGCAGTAATTACAAAAATAAAAAAAGATTATGAATTTCTAAAAAACAAACAAAACTCTTATAATAACTTTACACCTCATATTGTAAATTCTGAGCAAAAATTTAAATTTAAAGTAGCAGAAAAACAAGGTTTTGGATTGGGGCTATGCCCTGTAGCAAGTGAAAAGACAAGATGTTGTAATTTACTAACACTTGATGCAGTAGAGAGTTGCGGATTTGATTGCTCATATTGTTCAATTCAGAGTTTTTACAATCAAAATACGATTACATTTGATAAAGGTTTTGCAGAAAAACTAAAAAATCTAAAACTTGAAAAGAATAAAACATATCATATCGGTACTGGTCAAAGTTCTGATTCACTCATGTTTGGAAACCGTGAGGGTGTCTTGGATGCTTTGTTTGATTTTGCCAAAAACAATCCAAACGTGATTTTAGAGTTCAAAACAAAATCAGATAATATAAAATACTTTCTAGATAATGATGTGCCTAAGAACATAATAGTGACTTGGAGTTTGAATACTAAAACAATTATAGATAATGAAGAACACCTTACTGCTTCACTAGACAAACGTATACTTAGTGCTAGAAGATTAGCAGACAAAGGAATAAAGGTTGGTTTTCATTTTCACCCTATAGTTGAGTATGAAAACTATTTACAAGAATATAAAAATATCTATGAACGTTTAATAAATGAGTTTGTTCCTAAAGAGGTTGTCCTTGTTAGTTTTGGAACTCTTACTTTTATAAAACCTGTAATTAAACAACTTCGTGGACGTGATTTTAAAACTAAAATAACACAAATTCCACATATTGATGCGAGTGGTAAGACATCATATCCACTTCAAACTAAAATAGATATGTTCAAATCAGCATATGAATCTTTTAAACCTTGGCAAAATGGAGATGATAAAGTTTTCTTTTATATGTGTATGGAAGATCACGAATTATGGGATAAATGTTTTGGATATAGCTATGCTACAAACAATGATTTCGAATGTGCAATGTTAAGCAGTTATGCTAAAAAATTAAATATGGAATTTTTAGTGTAAAAAGGTAGATTATGCATCTATATTTGATGCAAATCTACTATTTGTATCTGTAAGTGATACGACCCTTGTCTAAAGAGTATGGAGTAAGTTCAAGTTTAACTTTGTCTCCAGGCAGGATTTTGATGTAGTGCATACGCATCTTACCAGCTATGTGACATAATATCACGTGTCCGTTATCTAATTCAACACGAAATGTTGCATTAGGTAAAGCCTCAACAATCTTGCCATCTACTTCGATAACATCAGCTTTTGCCATTTTCTAAACCTTTATTAAATTTTCGATAATATTTCAGCTTTACCGTTTACAACCGCAACAGTATGCTCATAGTGTGAACCGTTCAATCCATCGGCACTAACAACATCCCAACCATTTTCCAAGATAACTTTTGCAGTATCTTTTTGACAAATCATAGGCTCTATACAAAAAACCATTCCGTTTTTAATCTTAGGCCCAGATTTAGCATTACCATGCTCTAGGTAATTTGGTATCTCTGGTTCTTCATGAGGTTTTTTACCAATTCCATGACCACAGAAGTCATAAAGAGGTACAAATCCACGTGAACGAATAGAATTTTCTAGAACTTGTGATAGTTCTTTAAATCTCATACCTTCTTTAATACTCTCAATAGCTTCATAAAGAGATTCTTCAGCACAAGCTATAAGCTTTTTATCTGCTTCAGAGATCTCTCCAACTCCAACTGTTATGGCAGCATCACCAAACCAACCATCAAGCTCAGTACCAATATCGTAACCTATAATATCTCCTTCTTGGAGTTTATAATCGTTTGGAATACCGTGGATAATAACTTGATTTAGTGATGTACATACAGAAGAGGGAAAGCCATAAAGACCTTTAAAAGATGGTTTAGCACCTTGGCTCAAAATATAATCTTCAGCCATAGCGTCTAACTCTTTTAAGGAAACACCTGCTTTGGTGTTTTCTCTAAGAAGTTCAAGAGCGCCGGCAACAATTTTGTTAGCGGCGCGAAGTTTTTCTATCTCTAGCGGTTTTTTTAGCGTGATCGCCATTTTTTATAGACCAACTGCACTTAGAGTTTCATACTTACTCATGTAAATTTGAGCCTCTATTTTTCTCATAGTATCAAGTGCAACTTGAACAACGATTAATACTGCAGTACCACCAAAGAAGAATCCAACACCCATTCCATGAATGATCATGAAAGGTAGTGTCGCTACAAGACCAAGATAAAAAGCACCTGTAACAGTTAAATTTGAAGCTGTTACATTTAAGAACTCTTTTGTAGCATCACCAGTACGAATACCAGGGATAAATCCACCTTGTCTTTTTAGGTTATCAGATATATCTTTTGCATTAAAAGTGATCGATGCATAGAAAAATGCAAAGAAAACAACAAATACAAATGTTAAAAACTGAAAGAAGTAACCATTTGGATTTAATAAATCAGCTATAGCAACAATCGTAGGGTTAGTACTTGATGATAAAACTGTCATAGGAAACATCAAAATAGCAGATGCGAAGATAACAGGAATAACACCTGATAAGTTAACCTTAATAGGTATATAGTTCATCACTCTTTTATTTTGATTTTGCATCATAGTTTTCTTAGCATATGTAACAGGTACACGTCTCTCACCAAGCTCAACGTAGATTATAATACCTACAGTAGCTAAGATTAAAGCCAGTATTGCTAATACAGTTAAGAAACTCATAGCACCAGTGTTAACCATCTCAATAGTTTGTCCAATAGCTGAAGGAATAGCTGAAACTATACCTGCAAAGATAATTAAACTGATACCGTTACCAATACCGTTTTGAGTGATCTGCTCACCAATCCACATAAGAAGCATTGTACCAGCTAGCATAGAAACAGCAGCAAGTAAAATGAAAGTGTTGTGATCAGCTAAAATAGCACTATTGCCGTTTGGTCCAGTTAAACTTTGAAGTCCTACACTTACACCTATAGCTTGAATAATTGTTATAACAATAGTAGCGTAACGAATTATCTGCATGTATTTAACCATACCGTCACGCTCTTTTTTCATCTGACCTAATGGTGCAAAAGTTGCAGCTAAAAGTTCCATGATGATTGAAGCAGTGATATAAGGCATAATACCAAGTGAAATTATAGATAGTCTCTCAACAGCGTTTCCACTGAACATATTAAAAAGACCTAGTGCATCTGATTGATGTGAGTCGAAGAATGAAGCTATAACAGCAGTATCAACGCCAGGAACTGGCACGTATGCCAGTAGGCGGTAAATAAATAAAAACCCGATTGTAATAAGTATCTTATTAACTAGATTTTTATTCACGATTATTTTCCTGTAGTAGTAACGTTGTCGTCTTTAATTTTTGATGCTAAATCTTTTGCAGATGCACCAACTAATTTAACTTTCTCTACAGAAGCAGCTATTTTGTGAACACCACGGATTGATTCCATTGTGATCTCTTCAAGCTCAGCTACTGCTTTGATTTTTTCAACATTAATTACATAAGGTTTAACATTCTTAGAATGGAAACCGATTTTTGGAAGAATCTTCGCTAGTGGTAACTGACCACCAATGAAGTTTCTTTTTCTCTTATAACCTGAACGAGATTTCTGACCTTTTTGACCACGAGTAGCAGTCTTACCCATACCAGAACCTTGTCCACGACCAACTCTTTTAGAGTTAGAAGTTGAACCCTCAGCCGGAGTTAAATTTTCAATACCCATTTGATTATCCTTTTAATTTTGCTAATGCTTCAATAGTAGCACGAACAACAGTATTTGGATTATTTGAGCCAATTGACTTAGTTAAAATATCTTGAACACCTGCTAACTCTAAAACTGGACGCATAGCACCACCAGAGATAACACCAGTACCTTCAGATGCTGGTTTTAATAAAACACGACTTGCATTGAACTTGTGCTCAATATCATGTGCTATTGTAGTACCTTTGATACTAACTTTAGTTAAGTTTTTAAATGCTTCGTCAACAGCTTTTTTGATTGCATCAGGAACCTCTTTAGCTTTACCAGTTCCAAATCCAACAGTACCATTTTTGTCACCAACTACAACTAATGCAGTAAAACGAAATCTACGACCACCTTTTACAACTTTAGTTACACGACCTATATTTACAATTGATTCTTCAAAATCTTCTCTATTGATTTCCATCTTAACCCCTAGAACTTAATTTCGTTTGCACGAAGTGCGTCACCAAATGCAGCAATAACACCGTGGTATTGGTAACCATTTCTATCAAAAACAATTTCAGAGATTTTAGCTTCTTTAAGTTTAGCAGCAAATGCCTCACCAAGTGCAGCTGCACTCTCTTTGTTAGCTTTTTGATTGATAGCTTTTGAATTCATTCCGATAATTGTTGTAGCTGTAGTATCATCTATAGCTTGAACAGTTAAATAACGGTTTGAACGGAACACAGAAACACGAGGAAGTGTAGCACTACCAGATATTTTTGCACGAATACGACGCTTACGCTTTATGCGAGAAGCTAATTTATTTTTTAATACTTTTGCGTTCATCTAATATGCCCTCCTCTATTTAGCCGCTGTCTTACCAGCTTTACGTACAATATGCTCTTCAACATATTTAACACCTTTACCTTTATAAGGCTCTGGCGGACGGAAAGATCTGATTTCAGCTGCACATTGACCAACTAATTGTTTGTCATGACTTTTTAATGTAATCACGTTTTTATCAACTGATGCTTCTAAACCTTCTGGTAGATCATAGTTGATATCGTGTGAAAAACCTAATTGTAAGTTAAGAACTTTACCTTGAACAGCAGCTCTGTAACCAACACCGTTGATCTCAAGTTGTTTTTGGTAACCTGCAGTTAAACCAGTTACAATGTTTTGAGCTAGTGCACGGTAAGTACCCCAGAATGCTCTATCTTGTCTCTCTTGAGATTTTGTTGCAAAAGTGATGATGTTTCCATCTATATTGAAATCAACATTTCCTTTTGTATCTAAATCAACGCTTTTGTTACCTTTAGAGAAAGTGATAACATTACCATTTGCACTAACTTTTACATCAGCTGTACAATCTACTGGGTTTTTTCCAATTCTTGACATGTTATCTCCTTCCTACCAAATAGTACACATTACTTCACCACCGATACCAAGCTCGTAAGCTTTATCGTTAGGAAGAACGCCTTTAGATGTAGATACTACAATAGTACCGTAACCATTTTTGAAACGTTTGATCTCATCTTTACCTTTGTAAACACGTCTACCAGGTTTAGATACTCTTTTCATTTCATTGATCACAGTGTTACCGTTATCATCATACTTTAATACAACCTTGATAGTTTTTTTAATACCGTCTTCAATAACGTTACAACTATCAAGATAACCTTTTTCTACTAAAATGTTAGCTAAAGCTTCAACACTCTTAGAGTGAACAAGTGTAGTAACATCTAGTTTTCTCATACCAGCATTACGGATACGAGTTAACGCATCTGATACTAAATCATTAATCATTTTTAAATTCCTTATTCTGCAAGTCTTACGACTGCTATTGTTAGGAGTTTCAAACTGAGAGGCTTTTGCCTACCAGCTTGACTTTCTAACACCTGGGATCATACCTTCATTTGCCATTTTTCTAAAACAAACACGACAAATACCAAAGTCTCTTAATACTGAATGTGGACGACCACAGATTTGACATCTTGTATATCCACGAACTTTAAACTTAGGTTCACGTGCCGCTTTAGCGATCATAGACTTCTTAGCCATTAGTTACTCCCTTTAGTAAAAGGCATACCTAATTTCTCTAATAGAGCAAATCCTGCCTTATCATTTTCAGCTGTAGTTACAACTGTAATGTTCATACCGTGGATTTGCATAATTGAGTCATATGTAATCTCCGGGAAGATTAATTGCTCTTGCAAACCAAAGTTATAGTTACCACGACCATCAAAACCATTTCTTGGAACACCACGGAAATCTTTCACACGTGGAAGAGCTATAGAAACTAAACGATCAAAGAAGTTATACATGTTTTCACCACGAAGAGTAACACGTACACCAACCGGCATACCTTCACGAACTTTAAAACCAGCTACTGATTTCTTAGCGATTACTGTAGATGCTTTTTGACCAGCTATCTTAGTAATAGTGTCTTCTATGTTTTGGATAAGCTTGTTATCTTTCATTGCAAAACCAGCACCAACAGAGATAACAATTTTTTCTAATGCAGGAACTTGCATTACGTTAGCTATCTCAAGATCTTTTTGAAGCTCAGCTTTTAGGCCTAAATATTTTTCTTTCATACGAGCCATAATTACGCCTCCACTTTACGAACATTTGAAACATCTATTGGCATCTCTTTATTAACGTGTCCGCCTTTAGTGTTTTCTTCAGTTGGTTTTACAGCTTTTTTAGCAACTTTACAACCCTCTACTATTACCTTGTTTTTCTTAGGTAATACAGCTAGTACTGTTGCTTTTGTACCTTTATCATCTCCAGCGATAATCTCTACAGTATCGCCTTTTTTGAAATTAAACTTTGCCATTAAACAACCTCCGGTGCAAGAGAAACGATTTTCATGAAACCAGCGTAACGTACTTCACGAGCAACAGGGCCGAAAATACGAGTACCGATTGGTTCTCTCTTGTCATCAAGTATAACAGCTGCATTGTCATCAAAACGGATAAGAGAACCGTTTTCACGGTGAACCTCTTTAGCAGTTCTAACGATAACAGCTTTTACAACTTTACCTTTTTTAACTTTAGCAGTTGGAGTCGCTTTTTTAACAGAAGCAACGATAACGTCACCTACTCTTGCATAACGACGCTTAGAACCACCAAGCACCTTAATACACATAATCTCTTTAGCACCTGTGTTATCAGCTACATTTAAACGAGTAAAACTTTGGATCATTACTCTGCTCCTTTTACCACTGATTTAAGTCTAAAAGATTTAGTCTTAGATAATGGACGACATTCTACAGCTACAACCTCGTCACCAACTTTTAGTTCATTGTTCTCATCATGGATAAGATAGTTTTTGAACTTTTTAACAACTTTGTGGTAACGTGGGTGCATTACACGGCGCTCAACAACGATAGTTGCTGTTTTGTTACCTGCAATTTTTACTACATTACCTTGAATTTCACGTTTATGTGTCATCTACAAACCCCTACTTCGCTGCTGCAGTGATAGCAGTGTTAATGCGTGCAATATCTTTTTTAGCAACTTTAAGTTCACTAGTATTTTGTAATTGCATCATTTGTTTTTTTATCTTAAGAGTGAAAAGCTCAGTTTTCTTCTCTTTTAACATTGCCTCAAGCTCAGCTACTGTTTTATCTGCTAAATCAGAATATTTCATTGCTCATCTCCGCAGTAATAATTTTAGTTTTGAACGGTAACTTGTGTTGTGCTAAAGTTAAAGCTTTACGAGCTAACTCTTCATTTACACCAGCCATTTCAAAAATGATACGACCAGGTTTGATGTTCATAACATACTGATCGATTGGACCCTTACCTTTACCCATACGTACTTCAAGAGGACGTTTAGTTAACGGTTTAGCAGGAAAAACACGTATCCAGATCTTACCTTGACGATTAATCGCACGAGTAGATGTGATACGAGCAGCCTCAATTTGACGTGAGTTGATACGACCTGCTTCTACTGCTTTAATAGCAATAGAACCAAAAGAGATCTTGTATCCACTACGAGCATAACCACGGTTACGCCCTTTCATCATTTTACGGTATTTAGTTCTTTTTGGCATTAACATAGTCTATTCCGCCTTTTCACTATTTTCACGACGCGGTTTTCTTGTGCGACGCTCTTTTTTCTCTTCTTTAGCTTCTGCAGGGATACCTTTTGTTAGTACCTCACCTTTGAAGATCCATACTTTGATACCGATAATTCCGTATGTAGTATGAGCTTCAGCGAAACCATAATCGATTTTAGCACGTAGAGTATGTAAAGGAACACGACCTTCTAAGTACCACTCAGTACGAGCCATTTCAGCTCCACCAAGACGACCACTTACAGATACTTTAATACCTTTAGCACCACTTCTTTGTGCATTTTGCATAACTTTTTTCATCGCACGTCTAAACGCAACACGACGCTCAAGTTGAGTAGCAACATTCTCAGCAACTAATTGACCAGAGATGTTAGCTTTTTTCTCTTCTTTAATGTTTACCGAAATAGCTTTTCCGATAAGCTTTTGAAGATTGTTTTTAAGTTTCTCAATGTCAGCACCTTTTTTCCCGATGATGATACCAGGGCGAGCTGCAACGATAGTTACACGAAGACGCTTAACAGTTCTTTCAATGATGATGTTAGAAACACCAGCATAGTATAACTCTTTCTTTAAATATGTACGAATCTTGTGATCTTCACCTAAAGCTGCTGGAGCAGTTTTAAAGTTAGGAAACCATCTGCTCTCCCAGTTACGGTTGATTCCAAGACGTAAACCAATAGGATTAACTTTTTGACCCATTCTATTTACCCTCTACTTCTACTAAGATATGTGCTGTTGGTTTTCTAATACCTGAAGCCATACCACGAGCACGTGGACGGAAACGTTTTAGTACTGGACCATTGTCAACACGACATGATGTGATTGTACAATCTTCAGCTTCGTTACCACTATTAGCTACTGCAGATGCAACAACTTTAGAGATAATTTTAGCCGCTTTGTTTGGAGTGAATTCTAAAGCTGCAAGTGCTTCTTCAGCATTCATACCTTGAATCTCTCTAGCAATTAGACGAGATTTAATTGGTGATACACGAATAAATTTTAATAATGCTCTAGCCATGCCTTACCCTTTCTTCTGAACTGAGCCCTTGTGGCCCTTGAATGTACGAGTTGGAGCGAATTCACCAAGTTTATAACCAATGTGATTCTCTGTAACGAATACAGGAACGAATTGGCGACCATTGTGAACATTTAATGTTAAACCAACGAAATCAGGAAGAACCATAGATCTTCTTGACCAAGTTTTTATAGGTTTTTTATCACCGCTTTCTTTAGCTTTGATAACTTTTTTCATTAAATGATCATCTACGAAAGGACCTTTTTTAACTGAACGAGCCATATTATCCTACCCTTTTAGCATTTGGTTTACGACGAGTAATAATTAATTTATCACTTGCTTTTTTACGACGAGTTTTAGCACCCTTCGTTGGTTTACCCCAAGGAGTAACTGGGTGACGACCTGAATTCGTTTTACCTTCACCACCACCATGCGGGTGATCAATTGGGTTCATCGCAGAACCACGAGTTTGAGGACGAATACCCATGTGACGAGTACGACCAGCTTTAGCGAATACGATGTTAGAGTACTCTTCGTTACCAACAACACCACAAGTAGCTAAACACTCACCAAGTACTAAACGCATCTCAGATGAAGGCATACGTAGAGAAACATATTTACCATCACGACCCATAATTTGAGCAGATGTTCCAGCTGAACGAACCATTTGTCCGCCTTTACCAGTTTTAAGCTCAATGTTGTGTACTAATGTACCAACAGGGATGTTTTTAAGTTTCATTGTATTACCAGGCTTAACGTCTAATCCACCTTCAGCAGATTGAACTTTATCACCTACATTTAAACCTTTTGGTTGAATGATATATCTTTTTTCACCGTCAGCGTATGTAATTAATGCAATACGACAGTTACGGTATGGATCATACTCAATCGCACTTACTGTACCTGGAATATCAAATTTATTTCTTTTGAAATCGATGATACGATAAAGTTTCTTAGCTCCACCCTCTTTATGACGAGAAGTGATACGACCATTGCTGTTACGACCAGCGTGAACAGGAAGCTTTTTAAGAAGTGAACGAACACTTGCTTTAGCTGTAATGTCAGAGCTATCAATATTTGTATAAAAACGACGAGATGGTGTTATCGGTCTATAAGTTTTCATTGCCATGTTACACCGCCAAACTTTCTATTTGTGCACCTTCTGGTAATTTAACATAGAACTTTTTGAAGTCATTTTGTTTACCAGGTACACCACGGAAACGTTTAACTTTTCCGCTTTGATTAAGTGAGTTTACATTTGTTGGAACGATTCCAAAGTACTCACGAAAAACCTCTTTAAGACCAGTCTTAGTCATACGAGGAGATGTTTGTACAACGATTACACCATCTTCTTGCATTCCAAGAGTCTTCTCTGTATACATAATAGATTTAATATCTGTAATATCAGCCATTATTTCGCCTCACCTACTAGAGTTTCCCATACTGCTTTTTCGATCACGATTGAACGATAGTTTGCAGCTAAGTATGCGTTTAATTCATTAGACTCGATAACATAAGTATCAGCAATGTTTTCAAACGCTAAAAAAGTTTTTTCATCTAATAAAGACTTAACAAAAAGAGTATCTCTTTGACCAAGTGCTTTAAACATTGCGTATGCGTCTTTAGTTTTACCAGACTCAACTGCGATGCTGTCTACGATGAATAGACTACCATTTTGTGCATGCTCATTTAAAGCAAAGTTTAAAGCAAGTTTTTTCTGCTTTTTATTTACTTTTAAATCATAGTTACGGTTGTTTTGTGAACCAAAAGCTTTACCCCCGCCTACGAATACTGGAGAACGACGTGAACCAGCACGTGCACGTCCACCACCTTTTTGAGCCCATGGCTTCTTACCACCACCTCTTACGTCACTTCTACCTTTTGTAACTGCTGTATTAGCACGTGCAGCTGCTTGAGCCGACTTTACATATAGGTATAAGTTATGAGGGTTAATACCTGCGAAACTCTCTGGTAGTGCTAACTCAGATGCTTTTTCCATTTTTTCATTTAAAACGATTGCGCTCATTATTTAGCTACCTTTACACGACCTAATGATCCGTTTGCACCAGATACTGAACCTAAAACAGCGATTACACCATTTTCAGCATCGAAAGAAACGATTTCATTTTTAACACTATTTTGTACATTTCCGTATTGTCCAGGCATCTTACGCCCTTTCATTACACGACCTGGCCACTCAGCATTACCGATTGAACCTGTTCTACGACCAAATCTGTGACCGTGAGATGCAGGACCACCACCAAAGTTCCAACGCTTCATAGCACCAGAAAAACCGCGACCTTTAGTTGTGAAAGTAGATTTTAAAACTTTAGCTTCTGCTAATGGAGTTAAATCTAAATCACCAGCTTCAGTGTTTGCTACTTCTAAAGTAACAAAACGGTTGAACTCAGATGAAAGGCTATACTTCTTTTGTTGACCTTCAATTGATTTATTCATTTTTTTACCGCTATTGTAAGCTACAATTGCAGTGCCATCGTTTACTTCACATACTTTAGCATCAACTACTTTTAATAAAGTAACTGGTTTACTTGGTACGTTAATTGTACGGCTCATACCGATTTTTTCAACTATAAATTCCACGATGTTCTCCTTACTTATCCATAGAACGTACTTCTACGTCTACTTCTGGTGCTAAGTCAAGTTTCATTAATGAATCAACAGTCTCTGGAGTAGCAGAAACGATATCGATCATTCTAGCGTGCATACGAATTTCAAATTGCTCACGTGAACTTTTGTTTACGTGTGGTGATTTTAAAACTGTATATTTACGAATTTTTGTTGGTAAAGGTATTGGACCACGGATAACCGCACCAGTACGTTTAACAGCCTCTACGATTGACGCTACTGATCTATCT includes:
- the rpsE gene encoding 30S ribosomal protein S5; its protein translation is MEINREDFEESIVNIGRVTKVVKGGRRFRFTALVVVGDKNGTVGFGTGKAKEVPDAIKKAVDEAFKNLTKVSIKGTTIAHDIEHKFNASRVLLKPASEGTGVISGGAMRPVLELAGVQDILTKSIGSNNPNTVVRATIEALAKLKG
- the infA gene encoding translation initiation factor IF-1 → MAKADVIEVDGKIVEALPNATFRVELDNGHVILCHIAGKMRMHYIKILPGDKVKLELTPYSLDKGRITYRYK
- the rplX gene encoding 50S ribosomal protein L24 — its product is MAKFNFKKGDTVEIIAGDDKGTKATVLAVLPKKNKVIVEGCKVAKKAVKPTEENTKGGHVNKEMPIDVSNVRKVEA
- a CDS encoding radical SAM protein, translating into MNTYEEKFTKAIENTFFNKLSIEEQNFIKHKAFELKFSHQDIKQIIDISRDLNLWDERSIIDIFPANDHKKAVITKIKKDYEFLKNKQNSYNNFTPHIVNSEQKFKFKVAEKQGFGLGLCPVASEKTRCCNLLTLDAVESCGFDCSYCSIQSFYNQNTITFDKGFAEKLKNLKLEKNKTYHIGTGQSSDSLMFGNREGVLDALFDFAKNNPNVILEFKTKSDNIKYFLDNDVPKNIIVTWSLNTKTIIDNEEHLTASLDKRILSARRLADKGIKVGFHFHPIVEYENYLQEYKNIYERLINEFVPKEVVLVSFGTLTFIKPVIKQLRGRDFKTKITQIPHIDASGKTSYPLQTKIDMFKSAYESFKPWQNGDDKVFFYMCMEDHELWDKCFGYSYATNNDFECAMLSSYAKKLNMEFLV
- the rpmJ gene encoding 50S ribosomal protein L36 codes for the protein MKVRASVKKMCDDCKVIKRKGIVRVICKNPKHKQRQG
- the map gene encoding type I methionyl aminopeptidase; the protein is MAITLKKPLEIEKLRAANKIVAGALELLRENTKAGVSLKELDAMAEDYILSQGAKPSFKGLYGFPSSVCTSLNQVIIHGIPNDYKLQEGDIIGYDIGTELDGWFGDAAITVGVGEISEADKKLIACAEESLYEAIESIKEGMRFKELSQVLENSIRSRGFVPLYDFCGHGIGKKPHEEPEIPNYLEHGNAKSGPKIKNGMVFCIEPMICQKDTAKVILENGWDVVSADGLNGSHYEHTVAVVNGKAEILSKI
- the rplO gene encoding 50S ribosomal protein L15 gives rise to the protein MGIENLTPAEGSTSNSKRVGRGQGSGMGKTATRGQKGQKSRSGYKRKRNFIGGQLPLAKILPKIGFHSKNVKPYVINVEKIKAVAELEEITMESIRGVHKIAASVEKVKLVGASAKDLASKIKDDNVTTTGK
- the rplF gene encoding 50S ribosomal protein L6 — encoded protein: MSRIGKNPVDCTADVKVSANGNVITFSKGNKSVDLDTKGNVDFNIDGNIITFATKSQERQDRAFWGTYRALAQNIVTGLTAGYQKQLEINGVGYRAAVQGKVLNLQLGFSHDINYDLPEGLEASVDKNVITLKSHDKQLVGQCAAEIRSFRPPEPYKGKGVKYVEEHIVRKAGKTAAK
- the rplN gene encoding 50S ribosomal protein L14; translation: MIQSFTRLNVADNTGAKEIMCIKVLGGSKRRYARVGDVIVASVKKATPTAKVKKGKVVKAVIVRTAKEVHRENGSLIRFDDNAAVILDDKREPIGTRIFGPVAREVRYAGFMKIVSLAPEVV
- the rpsH gene encoding 30S ribosomal protein S8, which encodes MINDLVSDALTRIRNAGMRKLDVTTLVHSKSVEALANILVEKGYLDSCNVIEDGIKKTIKVVLKYDDNGNTVINEMKRVSKPGRRVYKGKDEIKRFKNGYGTIVVSTSKGVLPNDKAYELGIGGEVMCTIW
- a CDS encoding type Z 30S ribosomal protein S14, giving the protein MAKKSMIAKAAREPKFKVRGYTRCQICGRPHSVLRDFGICRVCFRKMANEGMIPGVRKSSW
- the rplE gene encoding 50S ribosomal protein L5 — translated: MARMKEKYLGLKAELQKDLEIANVMQVPALEKIVISVGAGFAMKDNKLIQNIEDTITKIAGQKASTVIAKKSVAGFKVREGMPVGVRVTLRGENMYNFFDRLVSIALPRVKDFRGVPRNGFDGRGNYNFGLQEQLIFPEITYDSIMQIHGMNITVVTTAENDKAGFALLEKLGMPFTKGSN
- the rplR gene encoding 50S ribosomal protein L18 gives rise to the protein MNAKVLKNKLASRIKRKRRIRAKISGSATLPRVSVFRSNRYLTVQAIDDTTATTIIGMNSKAINQKANKESAAALGEAFAAKLKEAKISEIVFDRNGYQYHGVIAAFGDALRANEIKF
- the secY gene encoding preprotein translocase subunit SecY, which gives rise to MNKNLVNKILITIGFLFIYRLLAYVPVPGVDTAVIASFFDSHQSDALGLFNMFSGNAVERLSIISLGIMPYITASIIMELLAATFAPLGQMKKERDGMVKYMQIIRYATIVITIIQAIGVSVGLQSLTGPNGNSAILADHNTFILLAAVSMLAGTMLLMWIGEQITQNGIGNGISLIIFAGIVSAIPSAIGQTIEMVNTGAMSFLTVLAILALILATVGIIIYVELGERRVPVTYAKKTMMQNQNKRVMNYIPIKVNLSGVIPVIFASAILMFPMTVLSSSTNPTIVAIADLLNPNGYFFQFLTFVFVVFFAFFYASITFNAKDISDNLKRQGGFIPGIRTGDATKEFLNVTASNLTVTGAFYLGLVATLPFMIIHGMGVGFFFGGTAVLIVVQVALDTMRKIEAQIYMSKYETLSAVGL